In a genomic window of Jaculus jaculus isolate mJacJac1 chromosome 8, mJacJac1.mat.Y.cur, whole genome shotgun sequence:
- the Prr3 gene encoding proline-rich protein 3 isoform X2 translates to MPKRKKQNLPPSQPPSQQPPLSEREEPGEEEDESPVGPPSLLGPPPMANGKPGDPKSALHRGPPGSRGPVIPPLLSLPPPLRGPGHGGLSRESFHKEQRNPRRLKSWSLIKNTCPPKDGPQMMEDKSDRPVCRHFSKKGHCRYEDLCAFYHPGVNGPPL, encoded by the exons ATGCCTAAACGAAAGAAGCAGAATCTTCCGCCTTCGCAGCCGCCGTCCCAGCAGCCGCCCCTGTCCGAGCGGGAAGAGCctggagaggaggaggatgagagtCCCGTGG GACCACCCAGCCTTCTGGGCCCTCCCCCTATGGCCAATGGAAAACCTGGTGACCCCAAGTCAG ctcttcaTAGAGGTCCTCCAGGATCAAGGGGACCAGTGATTCCACCACTGCTGAGTCTCCCACCTCCTCTCCGGG GACCAGGCCATGGAGGTCTCTCTAGGGAAAGCTTTCACAAGGAGCAGAGAAATCCACGAAGGCTCAAAAGCTGGTCTCTTATCAAGAATACATGCCCCCCTAAGGATGGCCCTCAAATGATGGAAG ACAAATCTGACCGCCCTGTCTGCCGACACTTTTCCAAAAAGGGTCATTGTCGATATGAAGACCTCTGTGCCTTCTACCACCCAGGCGTCAATGGACCTCCTCTGTGA
- the Prr3 gene encoding proline-rich protein 3 isoform X4, with the protein MPKRKKQNLPPSQPPSQQPPLSEREEPGEEEDESPVGPPSLLGPPPMANGKPGDPKSGPGHGGLSRESFHKEQRNPRRLKSWSLIKNTCPPKDGPQMMEDKSDRPVCRHFSKKGHCRYEDLCAFYHPGVNGPPL; encoded by the exons ATGCCTAAACGAAAGAAGCAGAATCTTCCGCCTTCGCAGCCGCCGTCCCAGCAGCCGCCCCTGTCCGAGCGGGAAGAGCctggagaggaggaggatgagagtCCCGTGG GACCACCCAGCCTTCTGGGCCCTCCCCCTATGGCCAATGGAAAACCTGGTGACCCCAAGTCAG GACCAGGCCATGGAGGTCTCTCTAGGGAAAGCTTTCACAAGGAGCAGAGAAATCCACGAAGGCTCAAAAGCTGGTCTCTTATCAAGAATACATGCCCCCCTAAGGATGGCCCTCAAATGATGGAAG ACAAATCTGACCGCCCTGTCTGCCGACACTTTTCCAAAAAGGGTCATTGTCGATATGAAGACCTCTGTGCCTTCTACCACCCAGGCGTCAATGGACCTCCTCTGTGA
- the Prr3 gene encoding proline-rich protein 3 isoform X1 — translation MPKRKKQNLPPSQPPSQQPPLSEREEPGEEEDESPVGPPSLLGPPPMANGKPGDPKSALHRGPPGSRGPVIPPLLSLPPPLRGRGPIRGGLGPRSGPYSRGWWGVNAEPPFPGPGHGGLSRESFHKEQRNPRRLKSWSLIKNTCPPKDGPQMMEDKSDRPVCRHFSKKGHCRYEDLCAFYHPGVNGPPL, via the exons ATGCCTAAACGAAAGAAGCAGAATCTTCCGCCTTCGCAGCCGCCGTCCCAGCAGCCGCCCCTGTCCGAGCGGGAAGAGCctggagaggaggaggatgagagtCCCGTGG GACCACCCAGCCTTCTGGGCCCTCCCCCTATGGCCAATGGAAAACCTGGTGACCCCAAGTCAG ctcttcaTAGAGGTCCTCCAGGATCAAGGGGACCAGTGATTCCACCACTGCTGAGTCTCCCACCTCCTCTCCGGGGTAGAGGCCCAATTCGGGGAGGCCTTGGCCCCAGATCTGGTCCATATAGTCGAGGTTGGTGGGGGGTCAATGCTGAACCTCCTTTTCCAGGACCAGGCCATGGAGGTCTCTCTAGGGAAAGCTTTCACAAGGAGCAGAGAAATCCACGAAGGCTCAAAAGCTGGTCTCTTATCAAGAATACATGCCCCCCTAAGGATGGCCCTCAAATGATGGAAG ACAAATCTGACCGCCCTGTCTGCCGACACTTTTCCAAAAAGGGTCATTGTCGATATGAAGACCTCTGTGCCTTCTACCACCCAGGCGTCAATGGACCTCCTCTGTGA
- the Prr3 gene encoding proline-rich protein 3 isoform X3, with protein sequence MANGKPGDPKSALHRGPPGSRGPVIPPLLSLPPPLRGRGPIRGGLGPRSGPYSRGWWGVNAEPPFPGPGHGGLSRESFHKEQRNPRRLKSWSLIKNTCPPKDGPQMMEDKSDRPVCRHFSKKGHCRYEDLCAFYHPGVNGPPL encoded by the exons ATGGCCAATGGAAAACCTGGTGACCCCAAGTCAG ctcttcaTAGAGGTCCTCCAGGATCAAGGGGACCAGTGATTCCACCACTGCTGAGTCTCCCACCTCCTCTCCGGGGTAGAGGCCCAATTCGGGGAGGCCTTGGCCCCAGATCTGGTCCATATAGTCGAGGTTGGTGGGGGGTCAATGCTGAACCTCCTTTTCCAGGACCAGGCCATGGAGGTCTCTCTAGGGAAAGCTTTCACAAGGAGCAGAGAAATCCACGAAGGCTCAAAAGCTGGTCTCTTATCAAGAATACATGCCCCCCTAAGGATGGCCCTCAAATGATGGAAG ACAAATCTGACCGCCCTGTCTGCCGACACTTTTCCAAAAAGGGTCATTGTCGATATGAAGACCTCTGTGCCTTCTACCACCCAGGCGTCAATGGACCTCCTCTGTGA